The genomic stretch ATCCTCTGTATCTACAGGGGCAAGGAGAAATTTAGTGAAGAAATCCCTGGATACTATGTTAAAGAGATAATAGTAGAATCTAAAGGAATAAATTTTTTAAGGAGGTTCCTATTTATTAAAAAACAGAGTTAAATTTTCTCCTCAACAACTTCGCCGTAAGGCTCTAACTCCGTAAATATCTGCCCCTGAAACTTGAAGAACTTACACCTTGGGTCCAACCAGCAGTTTGGAGGAAGCCCTGCCTTCATGCAGGTTTGAGACAGAAACTCTGTTTCGTTCCATCCCCACTCAACAGGAACCTGCGGAAGTAAAAGTCCACTTGCAAATCCACACCTAACAATTAGTCCGTCCCTTCCTACCTTTATCCTGTTTGGAAGTTCCTCAGGTGGTGCATCTATTGGTTCAGGAGGCGTTAGTACGGTTACCTCAAAAACTAAATTTGGTAGCTCCTCAGGTCTAACAGGGTAGAACCTCGGGTCTCTTGTAGCTGCCGATATAGCGGCATCTATAGTAGCCAAAACCAGGGGCATTACCGGTTCTGGGTAACCTATGCATCCGCGAAGTTCCTTTCCGGGAAATGTCTTTATCGTAACGAAAACTCCCCTGTTTTCGAAGAGCTCCGGTGGGGTATTTTCAGGTGGAGCTATCTTAACTCCACTCTTTAGGTACTCTTCAACGGCAGCCCTTGAAAGTTTAACTAAGAAACTTCCCTTTTCTATATCCAAAAGCATCTCTCCCTCCTCATTAAATTAATTTAAAACCTAAAGATAAATTTAAAAAGAGCCATTCCTAAGAGTGTTGCAGATAAACAGAGAAAAACGTTTAAAAGGATGTTAATTAGAGCGGTAAACCACATTCCTTCCTGAATCAAGACTGTTGTTTCGTAACTGAACGTTGAAAAGGTTGTGAGAGCTCCCAAGAATCCTGTTATAAAAAAAGCCTTCCACTCTGGGGCTATGAGGTTTTCAAATAAGAGAACCAATAAGCCAATGAGAAAACTTCCTAAAACGTTAACTGTAAGTGTTCCAACGGGAAATGTTGTTCCTGCCAACTTCTGGGCAAATCCTGATATAAAGAACCTTGAGAGAGCTCCAAAAAAACCGCCAAGTCCTACGTAGAGCCACGTCAATTTACACCTCTATCTCCTCAAGTAGTCTTTCTGTTACTACGTTTAAAACCCTATTCCTCGTTTCGTCAAAGTCGATATTTTCAACTACGGGAATGTTCTTCTCTTTAGCCTTTTCGTACAAAAACTCCTGTATTTTTCTTATTGCCTTAAAATTTTTAAGGTACTTCTTGCTCGTTCTCTGGGAGCTCTTTTCCCTTGATTTAAACCTCCCCTTATGTATCTCCTCGTCTAAAGTTGACAGAATGATGTGAACTATGTGAGCTTTGTCCTTAAACTTCTCTGCAAATCCAGGGATGAGGTGAATTCCTTCAACTATAAGGCTGACGTTTTCCTTGATAGCCCTGTTTATTATTGCATTAACTCCAGTTAGAACCTTCTCCGATTGGTCTAAAAAGCCGTAGATAATTCTCTCTTCCTTTTTAGTTTTAGGAAGCTGAGGAAGAAACTCACCTGCCTCGTAGGACGAAACGTGAATTGAAGGAACTAAGTCCTTAGAGACCATTTTTCTCATAACTTCCCTTATTGAATCTGTTGAGGCAGTCCTGTTTATCTCTAAAACTCCCGAAAGTTCCGAGGCAAGCTTTGACTTTCCTACTCCAGTAGCTCCACCAATGAGGATAATTATAGGCTTTTCCAACTTCTTTGCCTTTCTCCAAAGTAAATATCTCTTTGAGAACTCCTCTCCCAACTTTTTCTTTAAGAGTTCTGCTGTAATTGAGCGGAGCTCCGAACGGGTAACCTTGTACTTTCCCCTCTTTTTTAGTGTATCGTGAACCTCCTTTGCTATTTTAAAAGCCTCGTTTACATCAACCCCTGCAGACATTATTGAACCTGCAAGGATTCCCCTTGAGAATGGAACGAACGTCTTTCCACACTCCTCGCAGACTAAAACCTGTCTTTCCCTGACTAAGAGTTTGTACTTGTTAGCAACTTTCTTTCCAAACTTTCTCTTTAAAACGGAATAAACTAACTCAACCAATTCATTGATTGAAATTGTTCCCTTGAACTTCGAGGCAACAGAGTCTGCAACCTTGTAGGCATCCTCAACAGAGAGTCCCGTTTTTATGAGGGAGCGAACGAGAACCCCCTTTGAAAAAGGATACTTTTCCCCAGAATCATCAACTACAAATCTCTTCTTCTTTGCCATTTTCTACGGAACTTCCTTACATTTTTTAAGTGTTGATTATACATCCTTGAAAATACATGACCTCCTTCACCGTTTGCAACAAAGTAGAGGTAGTCAACGTTAGCTGGATAGAGTGCTGCTTCAATCGATTCAAGAGAAGGATTACAGATGGGATGAGGAGGGAGTCCTCCTACAACGTAGGTGTTGAAAGGGGACTTAACCTCCAAATCCTTATAGGTTAAGTTTTTCTTAAAAATACCCTTAAGTTTCAAAGAGTAGATAACTGTTGGGTCACACTGAACTTTCATCCTCCTTATTAACCTGTTGTAGATTACTGCGGAAATTAGAGGTTTTTCCTCCGAAATTGAGGTTTCCTTCTCAACAATCGAGGCAACAGTTAGAACTTTATTTTTATCGATTTCCTTAAGAGCTCTCCTTACCTTTTCAGGAGGAGTGTAGTTCTTCATAAGCTTACTCAGTTCCTCCTTCATTCTTTTAACCGTTATCTCAATCGCCTGTTTGCAGTCTGAACTTTCGTTTATGTAGTACGTGTCAGGAAACATGTAACCATCAAGGGACGGTACTTCTAACTTCCTCAAAAACTCCCTACTTTTTGACAGTTTTAAAACTTCCCCCTTCCTGCAGATTCCGGACTTTGACATTAAAGAATCAAGAATAAAGACATCGGAACCGGGAGGAACTGTGAACCTCTTCAGACAGGGACTTCCCTTTGTAAGTTCCTCTAAAATTTCAGTTGGACTTTTAACCCCTCTTATCTTGTAACATCCCGCCCTAATTTGAATTCCTTTTAATCTTCCCCAGTAGTAGAGAAGCTGTGGATGTTCCACAACGTTAAATTCTTTAAGTCTTTCGGTAACCTCCTTTAGACTCTCTCCCCTATCTACTCTAATTTCCAAATTGACCTTTCTGTTTGAGGAAATTTCCCTATCTATTACTAGGGAGGCGGGAATTAAGAGAATGAGAAGAAAAAGCGGAAGGAGAAAGAGTCTCCTCAATCGGAGCTCCTCAAAACACAGCTAAGCCTCTGAAGTGCCGTAAAGTTCGAGAGAACTGCTAAGAGGAACAGTGACTCTTCAACAAATCCTGAAATTAACCCGGCTATCATTAGAATAATTCTCTCCGGTCTCTCCAACAGTCCTATCTTGCAGTCGATTCCAAGGGACTCTGCCCTTGCCCTTGCATAGCTTGTTGAGAATGAGCCAATTATGGAGAAAAGGGAAGATAGGAGGAGAATCTCACTTCCCGTTCTGTGTCCCAAGTACAGAAGACCCGCCAGTGGAAAGAAATCCGCATACCTATCCAAGAATGAATCCAAAAAGGCTCCTCTTTTTGTGGTTCTTTCCGTAGTTCTTGCCAGAATTCCGTCAAAAACGTCACAGAGTCCGGAAAAAATTAAGGTTATCGTTCCTGTAATTAAGCTTCCTGTCGAAAGAAAATAGCCAGACACTGCTGAGAGGAGAAATCCGGTAAGGGTTACCGTATTTGGAGAAATTCCTAAATTTCCTAAACCCTTTGCAAAGGGTTTTAGTATTTCCTGGGTCTTTTCCTTTATTCCTGAAGAGCTTATCATTTTAACCCTAACCGTGTTTTTCCAAATTATAAACCATTTTGCTTTTACCGAATTTTTCATAATTTAATCTGAGATAAACTATTGGAGGAAGTGATGGAAGAAAAATTATCAAGAGAGGAACTCATTGAAGTTGTAGCAACTCTTTTAGAGGAAGAGGGATTTGAAATCTACGAACCTAAAGCAGAGGGAGAGGAGTACATTCCAGACATTTTAGCCGTATTTGAAAACGAGGAAGGAGAAAGACAGCAGATTGCAGTTCAGGTTGAGGCCTGTGATACTCTAAAAAGTGAAGAAGCAGAAAAGAGAGCAAAGGCAATTGCGGAACACTGTAGAAGGTCAGGAGAGGGATTTATACTTGTTGTTCCTATAGAGTGTGAGGATTTAGGAAATCAGAAGTTTGAGGAGTGGGGACTTTCCGACGTTGCAGAATTTGTTCCCGTAGGAATAGAGTTTGAGGAGGAGGAAGAGGAGTAGTTGGAGAGGTATTATTCCTTTTCCAGATACCTAAAAGAAACCTTTGGAGAAAAGGTTTTCAGGGTAACGGTTGATGCAGGTTTTACATGTCCAAACAGGGATGGAAGTAAGGGAACCGGGGGGTGTATTTACTGTTACTCCGGTTCCGATTACGACGTTGAAAAGAGGAAGAAGAGCGTAGAGAAACAGATAAAGGAGGGAATAGAGAGGGTAAAGAGAAGGTATGAAGCGGAGAAAATTTTGGTCTACTTTCAAGCCTATACAAACACTTATGCTCCCGTTGAAGTTTTAAAGCCCATCTACGACACAGTAAGAAAGTTTCACCAGGTAGTTGGAATAATTATCGGAACGAGGCCTGACTGTATTCCTAATGAAACGTTGGAGTTGATTAACAGCTATACAAATGACTATCTTGTCTGGATAGAGTACGGTCTTGAGAGCTCCCACTTTAAATCCCTCAAGTGGATGAACAGAGGGCATGGAGTTTCAGACTTTATCGATGCCGTTCTGAGGACGAGAAAGTTTCCCAAAATTAAGATATGCTCCCACGTTATTTTAGGCCTTCCTACAGAAGAGTACGAGGATATGATGGAAACTGCAGACTTTATTGCCTCCCTAAGACTTGATGGAGTGAAAATTCACCCCCTCCACGTAATAAAGGGAACTAAGTTGGAGGAAATTTACCTCAACGAGAGATTTGAGCTCCTATCCCTTAGCGAATACGCTGATTTGGTCGTTGACTTTGTAGAGAGACTCCCAAGAAAAACGGTGGTTCAAAGAATTACAGGAGAGGCTCCTGAGGATATTTTGATTGGCCCTGAGTGGTGTAACCACAGGGAGAAAAACAGGGTAATAAACCTCATAAGGAAGAGATTTGAGGAGAGGGATACCTATCAAGGGAAAAAATGTAGGTTTTTGGAGGAACTGTGAGGATAACTGGAAAGACAGCCGTTTACGGAATTATAGGATATCCCGTAAAACACTCACTCTCCCCCATTATGCAGACGGCCGCATTTGAGGAGTTGGGAATTGATGCAGTTTACGTTCCATTTGAAGTTAAACCTGAAAATTTGAAAAGTGCAGTTGAAGGATTAAAAGCTTTAAACGTTAAAGGTTTTAACGTAACTGTCCCTCATAAGGAAAAGATAATTGAGAATTTAGACTTTCTCTCTGACGAAGCAGAGGTTATTGGAGCTGTCAATACAGTAAAAAATGAGGAAGGAAAATTAACAGGTTACAACACAGATGCCGAGGGTTTCATTCGCTCTCTAAAGGAAGAAGGTGTTGACGTTAAGGGAAAGAGGATTTTGATGTTTGGGGCAGGAGGAGCTGCAAAGGCAGTTGGATACTCCCTTTTAAGGGAAGGAGTTAAGTTTTTAAATGTTGTAAACAGAAACTTTTCAAGGGCTAAACAATTGGGGGATTTACTGGGAAAGTTTGGAAACGTTCTAATCTATCCGCTAAAGGAAGGAACCGTAGAGATTCTCCTTAAAGATGTTGATTTAATAGTAAATACAACATCCGTTGGATTGAAGGATACGGACCCCCACCTCTTTGACTACTCAAAAATTCCAGAAGGAGTGGTTGTTGTTGATATCATCTACAATCCCCCTGAAACGCCTCTACTAAAAGCGGCAAAGGAGAGAAATTGTAAGGTAATAAATGGACTTGGAATGTTGGTTCATCAAGGAGCAGTGGCCTTTGAGATTTGGACTGGGGAAAAATCACCCGTTGAGAAAATGAGGAAGGTCTTAGAAGAGGAGCTCTATGGATAACCTCTTAAAGGAGTTTGTTAACTCCGAGGTCTGGCACCTGTACGAGCCCTACGCTATCTCCCTTCTCCTGGGTGGTTTAATAGGAGTTGAAAGGGAGTTTAAAAAACAGAGGGAACACAAGATATTTTTTGGTGGCGTAAGGACTTTCATTCTCATTTCACTATTGGGGACTCTTTCAGGAGCCCTCTCTCAGCACTTCGGCCTTCCCGTTGTTTTCATTTCGTTATTGGCACTTTCAGGACTCATAGGAATCTCTCTAATTTTGGAGAGAGCTCCGGGACTCACGTCGGAGATATCGGGTCTTCTAACTTTTCTTATAGGGCTTCTCTGCTCAAATAGAAACTATCAGTTAGCATCATTCCTATCAATTTCTCTCCTCTTTGTTCTCTCATTTAAGGAGCAGATGCACAAGTTTGTAAAACACCTCACTCTGGAAGACCTGTATGCCTTTTTAAAGTTTGCAGCAGTCACGTTTGTTGTTTATCCCTTACTTCCAGATAAAGCTTTTTACGGGGTCAATCCGAGAGAAGTCTGGACAATGGTCGTCGTAATTTCAGGAATAGACTTTTTAGGTTACGTTCTAACTAAAATTGCCGGTGAAAGGGGAGTTGTAATAACTGGCTTGATAGGTGGGCTTGTTTCAAGCACTGCCGTAACTGCAACCTTTTCTCCACTTTCAAAAATTAATCCTCATCTCTTAAGGGAGTATGCCTCTGGAATTGTAGGAGCTTCGTCAATTATGTTTCCAAGGATGGTAGTTTTGGCTTCAGTTGTAAACCTCAAATTTGCAAAGTACCTATTAATTCCCTCACTGACGGCATTTATTTTAGGAATAGCTTACTCCTACGTTATCTCTAAACATAAAACCCAGAACAGAGCCAACGTTAAGGTTACGAACCCATTTGAACTTTCAACTGCAATTAAGTTCGGCCTCTTTTACGCACTTATACTGTTCCTGGCAAGAAATGCTATAAAATACTTTGGAAACTATGGTCTATACGTAGTTGCATCGATTTCCGGTCTTTCTGATGTTGATGCAATCACACTTTCAACGGCTAAGCTGTACAGTTCGGGTATAGTTGAAATATTTGCAGGTATCTTTGCCGTTTTGCTTGCTGCTTTCGTTAATACCGTATTTAAGTGGTTCTTGACAGGATTTATGGGGACTAAGGAGCTCTTTAAACTTACTGCTCCCGGCTTTATACTCCTTGCCGTTGGTGAAGTACTGGGTCTTGTTGGTCTTATTATGTATTCAAAACCTTGAGAAGAACGAATCCCCCCGCAGAACGGAGGGATGGAAATTACTGGACAGGATAAACACTTACAAACTTTTTGTTTCTCCTTGTTTCAAACTTAACTACTCCATCAATAAGAGCAAAAAGGGTGTAATCGCTCCCCATACCTACGTTTTGACCGGGGTGAATAG from Balnearium lithotrophicum encodes the following:
- a CDS encoding TIGR00296 family protein, which encodes MLLDIEKGSFLVKLSRAAVEEYLKSGVKIAPPENTPPELFENRGVFVTIKTFPGKELRGCIGYPEPVMPLVLATIDAAISAATRDPRFYPVRPEELPNLVFEVTVLTPPEPIDAPPEELPNRIKVGRDGLIVRCGFASGLLLPQVPVEWGWNETEFLSQTCMKAGLPPNCWLDPRCKFFKFQGQIFTELEPYGEVVEEKI
- the crcB gene encoding fluoride efflux transporter CrcB codes for the protein MTWLYVGLGGFFGALSRFFISGFAQKLAGTTFPVGTLTVNVLGSFLIGLLVLLFENLIAPEWKAFFITGFLGALTTFSTFSYETTVLIQEGMWFTALINILLNVFLCLSATLLGMALFKFIFRF
- a CDS encoding ATP cone domain-containing protein, encoding MAKKKRFVVDDSGEKYPFSKGVLVRSLIKTGLSVEDAYKVADSVASKFKGTISINELVELVYSVLKRKFGKKVANKYKLLVRERQVLVCEECGKTFVPFSRGILAGSIMSAGVDVNEAFKIAKEVHDTLKKRGKYKVTRSELRSITAELLKKKLGEEFSKRYLLWRKAKKLEKPIIILIGGATGVGKSKLASELSGVLEINRTASTDSIREVMRKMVSKDLVPSIHVSSYEAGEFLPQLPKTKKEERIIYGFLDQSEKVLTGVNAIINRAIKENVSLIVEGIHLIPGFAEKFKDKAHIVHIILSTLDEEIHKGRFKSREKSSQRTSKKYLKNFKAIRKIQEFLYEKAKEKNIPVVENIDFDETRNRVLNVVTERLLEEIEV
- the mltG gene encoding endolytic transglycosylase MltG; the protein is MRRLFLLPLFLLILLIPASLVIDREISSNRKVNLEIRVDRGESLKEVTERLKEFNVVEHPQLLYYWGRLKGIQIRAGCYKIRGVKSPTEILEELTKGSPCLKRFTVPPGSDVFILDSLMSKSGICRKGEVLKLSKSREFLRKLEVPSLDGYMFPDTYYINESSDCKQAIEITVKRMKEELSKLMKNYTPPEKVRRALKEIDKNKVLTVASIVEKETSISEEKPLISAVIYNRLIRRMKVQCDPTVIYSLKLKGIFKKNLTYKDLEVKSPFNTYVVGGLPPHPICNPSLESIEAALYPANVDYLYFVANGEGGHVFSRMYNQHLKNVRKFRRKWQRRRDL
- a CDS encoding CDP-alcohol phosphatidyltransferase family protein; translated protein: MISSSGIKEKTQEILKPFAKGLGNLGISPNTVTLTGFLLSAVSGYFLSTGSLITGTITLIFSGLCDVFDGILARTTERTTKRGAFLDSFLDRYADFFPLAGLLYLGHRTGSEILLLSSLFSIIGSFSTSYARARAESLGIDCKIGLLERPERIILMIAGLISGFVEESLFLLAVLSNFTALQRLSCVLRSSD
- a CDS encoding TIGR01212 family radical SAM protein (This family includes YhcC from E. coli K-12, an uncharacterized radical SAM protein.) → MERYYSFSRYLKETFGEKVFRVTVDAGFTCPNRDGSKGTGGCIYCYSGSDYDVEKRKKSVEKQIKEGIERVKRRYEAEKILVYFQAYTNTYAPVEVLKPIYDTVRKFHQVVGIIIGTRPDCIPNETLELINSYTNDYLVWIEYGLESSHFKSLKWMNRGHGVSDFIDAVLRTRKFPKIKICSHVILGLPTEEYEDMMETADFIASLRLDGVKIHPLHVIKGTKLEEIYLNERFELLSLSEYADLVVDFVERLPRKTVVQRITGEAPEDILIGPEWCNHREKNRVINLIRKRFEERDTYQGKKCRFLEEL
- a CDS encoding shikimate dehydrogenase, giving the protein MRITGKTAVYGIIGYPVKHSLSPIMQTAAFEELGIDAVYVPFEVKPENLKSAVEGLKALNVKGFNVTVPHKEKIIENLDFLSDEAEVIGAVNTVKNEEGKLTGYNTDAEGFIRSLKEEGVDVKGKRILMFGAGGAAKAVGYSLLREGVKFLNVVNRNFSRAKQLGDLLGKFGNVLIYPLKEGTVEILLKDVDLIVNTTSVGLKDTDPHLFDYSKIPEGVVVVDIIYNPPETPLLKAAKERNCKVINGLGMLVHQGAVAFEIWTGEKSPVEKMRKVLEEELYG
- a CDS encoding MgtC/SapB family protein, whose protein sequence is MDNLLKEFVNSEVWHLYEPYAISLLLGGLIGVEREFKKQREHKIFFGGVRTFILISLLGTLSGALSQHFGLPVVFISLLALSGLIGISLILERAPGLTSEISGLLTFLIGLLCSNRNYQLASFLSISLLFVLSFKEQMHKFVKHLTLEDLYAFLKFAAVTFVVYPLLPDKAFYGVNPREVWTMVVVISGIDFLGYVLTKIAGERGVVITGLIGGLVSSTAVTATFSPLSKINPHLLREYASGIVGASSIMFPRMVVLASVVNLKFAKYLLIPSLTAFILGIAYSYVISKHKTQNRANVKVTNPFELSTAIKFGLFYALILFLARNAIKYFGNYGLYVVASISGLSDVDAITLSTAKLYSSGIVEIFAGIFAVLLAAFVNTVFKWFLTGFMGTKELFKLTAPGFILLAVGEVLGLVGLIMYSKP